A DNA window from Betta splendens chromosome 6, fBetSpl5.4, whole genome shotgun sequence contains the following coding sequences:
- the LOC114856993 gene encoding overexpressed in colon carcinoma 1 protein isoform X1, with amino-acid sequence MRNGLWQFLSHQHLGRGASRNLQRCKILQQKMRKEGIMVVCMWVYQPTSPLWLLVKPSPHIKTSCYRRTHNADPPHSLTSLTSREPVSAPITSHGATSQALAERGCGRCLVHRVPQ; translated from the exons ATGCGAAATGGGCTGTGGCAATTCCTCAGCCACCAGCACCTCGGGAGGGG GGCCAGCAGAAATCTCCAAAGATGT AAGATCCTTCAGCAGAAGATGAGAAAAGAAG GAATTATGGTGGTGTGTATGTGGGTCTACCAGCCGACCTCTCCGCTGTGGCTGCTAGTCAAGCCAAGTCCACACATAAAG ACTAGCTGCTATCGAAGGACACACAACGCAG ATCCTCCACACTCACTAACGAGCCTAACGAGCAGAGAGCCTGtaagtgctccaatcaccagtCACGGGGCGACGTCTCAGGCTCTCGCTGAGCGAGGATGTGGACGCTGCCTCGTGCACCGTGTGCCTCAGTGA
- the LOC114856993 gene encoding overexpressed in colon carcinoma 1 protein isoform X2, translating to MRNGLWQFLSHQHLGRGASRNLQRCKILQQKMRKEGIMVVCMWVYQPTSPLWLLVKPSPHIKTSCYRRTHNAGIYKYNLSSQTEEKLAHVRVKDAILYLCKILHTH from the exons ATGCGAAATGGGCTGTGGCAATTCCTCAGCCACCAGCACCTCGGGAGGGG GGCCAGCAGAAATCTCCAAAGATGT AAGATCCTTCAGCAGAAGATGAGAAAAGAAG GAATTATGGTGGTGTGTATGTGGGTCTACCAGCCGACCTCTCCGCTGTGGCTGCTAGTCAAGCCAAGTCCACACATAAAG ACTAGCTGCTATCGAAGGACACACAACGCAGGTATTTACAAATATAATTTATCCTCTCAAACGGAGGAAAAGCTGGCGCACGTGAGAGTGAAGGACGCCATTCTTTATCTCTGCAAGATCCTCCACACTCACTAA
- the LOC114856993 gene encoding overexpressed in colon carcinoma 1 protein isoform X3: MGCGNSSATSTSGGGPAEISKDVTEDPSAEDEKRRNYGGVYVGLPADLSAVAASQAKSTHKD, encoded by the exons ATGGGCTGTGGCAATTCCTCAGCCACCAGCACCTCGGGAGGGG GGCCAGCAGAAATCTCCAAAGATGT CACAGAAGATCCTTCAGCAGAAGATGAGAAAAGAAG GAATTATGGTGGTGTGTATGTGGGTCTACCAGCCGACCTCTCCGCTGTGGCTGCTAGTCAAGCCAAGTCCACACATAAAG ACTAG